The following proteins are co-located in the Gloeocapsa sp. PCC 7428 genome:
- a CDS encoding type IV pilus secretin family protein yields the protein MRQLPGSGVILAGATITLLAAQPVWAAATQVTAVRLNPTNRGLNVILETAAGDRPQIFTSSRGNALVADIINTQLRLPQGNSFRQDNPAPGITAVSVTQLDRNSVRLVVVGSTSTPTSQPAAKNAQGILFSISPTSGAAPVAQAPAPQQPPAQAPSQAPGVLVPNPDVQIQGAPTPQPGTPTPPPFLPRAIAPPVGDIAVSNVDSSASAIDLETNERVPRLVLRDAPVREVLALLARAAGLNLAFSAAPAPGTQQAQAEPTPGGEEGPRISLDIENESVQDVFNYVLRISGLQANRTGRTIFVAPRLTNEARNVIVRSLRLNQINVGSALNFLVAMGAESAVSRERVVTSVNAVPVGGSATPVTQTQTSTETRVETQRIDFQDSIPLLRGLQVVGDERTNSVSLIGTPRQVEIATAQLVQIDSRRRQVAVNVKIVDVNLLNTDNVNTSFSFGIGDSFFVSDGGSAVFNFGGTNPPSAGTAQTNLFGRPVIPNPFAEGQPFLEAQPNAPFGTGAPQQFANPPLQGGNVQNGFGTYPRPPFGTNNNPLQPGVTNIPETGPIEFSLPTLFQYPSRFLSRLQAVVTNGNAKILTDPTLTVQEGQTAIVNLTQEVFGGFRLQTQTDPTTNLTTQVQEPIIKQAGLILQVRVDRIDDNGFVSLSVAPTVSAITGEQTTPQGTITLLSSRQLTSGQLRLRDRQTLILSGIIQESDRVEATKVPILGDIPILGALFRSRRITNSRQEVIVLLTPQIIDDSQNASFGYNYTPSPDAREVLERQRFQAPR from the coding sequence GTGAGACAGCTTCCAGGTAGTGGAGTGATATTAGCTGGAGCAACAATAACGTTGCTAGCAGCACAGCCCGTGTGGGCAGCAGCAACACAGGTGACAGCAGTACGGCTGAATCCAACAAATCGCGGGTTGAATGTCATTCTAGAGACTGCCGCAGGCGATCGCCCGCAAATTTTCACGAGCAGCCGAGGTAACGCCTTAGTCGCAGATATCATCAATACGCAGTTGCGTTTACCACAAGGCAATAGCTTTCGTCAAGATAACCCAGCCCCTGGTATTACCGCAGTCAGTGTCACTCAACTTGACCGCAATAGCGTCCGGTTAGTCGTTGTTGGAAGTACCAGCACTCCTACGAGTCAGCCTGCGGCTAAAAATGCCCAAGGAATCCTCTTCAGCATTAGTCCGACATCTGGCGCTGCACCTGTTGCACAAGCGCCAGCCCCGCAACAACCACCTGCACAAGCTCCTAGTCAAGCTCCTGGAGTACTCGTTCCCAATCCTGATGTGCAAATTCAAGGCGCACCCACGCCCCAACCTGGAACACCAACACCACCCCCCTTCTTACCACGTGCGATCGCCCCACCAGTAGGCGATATCGCGGTTTCCAACGTTGATTCTTCTGCCTCAGCGATTGATTTAGAAACCAACGAACGCGTACCGCGCTTGGTCTTACGCGATGCGCCGGTGAGAGAAGTGCTAGCCCTCCTCGCGCGGGCGGCTGGACTCAACCTCGCGTTTAGTGCGGCTCCCGCACCTGGTACACAGCAAGCGCAAGCTGAGCCGACTCCTGGGGGCGAGGAAGGACCAAGAATTTCGTTAGATATTGAAAACGAGTCGGTACAAGATGTTTTTAACTACGTCTTGCGGATCAGCGGACTACAAGCGAACCGCACAGGACGCACGATTTTTGTTGCGCCACGCTTGACGAATGAAGCGCGTAATGTCATTGTCCGCAGCTTGCGACTCAATCAAATCAATGTGGGAAGTGCTTTAAACTTTTTAGTCGCCATGGGTGCCGAAAGTGCCGTCAGCCGCGAACGTGTTGTCACAAGTGTGAATGCGGTTCCGGTGGGAGGTTCCGCAACGCCTGTCACGCAAACGCAAACGAGTACAGAAACGCGAGTCGAAACGCAGCGAATTGACTTCCAAGACTCGATACCACTTTTACGCGGTTTACAAGTTGTCGGTGACGAACGCACAAACTCTGTCAGCTTAATTGGTACTCCTCGGCAAGTTGAGATTGCGACGGCGCAATTGGTGCAAATCGATTCGCGTAGGCGTCAAGTCGCTGTTAACGTCAAGATTGTTGATGTTAACCTGCTAAATACAGATAATGTCAACACGAGTTTCTCATTTGGCATCGGAGACAGTTTCTTTGTGAGCGATGGCGGTTCGGCTGTCTTTAATTTTGGCGGGACTAATCCACCGTCAGCAGGTACTGCGCAAACAAACCTGTTTGGTCGCCCTGTCATTCCCAATCCTTTTGCTGAAGGACAACCGTTCCTTGAAGCCCAGCCGAATGCGCCTTTTGGCACAGGTGCTCCACAGCAATTTGCGAATCCGCCATTACAAGGGGGTAATGTTCAAAATGGATTTGGTACGTATCCTCGCCCTCCGTTTGGAACCAACAACAATCCTCTGCAACCTGGAGTCACAAATATCCCTGAGACAGGTCCGATTGAGTTTAGCTTACCAACCTTATTTCAATATCCGAGTAGATTTCTTTCGCGTCTCCAAGCTGTGGTGACGAATGGCAATGCCAAAATCCTGACTGATCCAACGCTGACAGTGCAAGAAGGACAAACAGCGATTGTTAACCTCACACAAGAAGTATTTGGAGGATTTAGATTACAAACGCAGACCGACCCGACAACAAACTTAACAACTCAAGTTCAAGAACCGATCATCAAGCAAGCAGGTTTAATTTTACAAGTCAGAGTGGATCGCATCGACGACAATGGGTTTGTCTCGTTGTCCGTTGCGCCAACAGTTTCAGCAATTACAGGGGAACAGACAACGCCGCAAGGAACAATTACGCTGCTATCATCACGTCAGTTAACTTCAGGACAACTGCGTTTGCGCGATCGCCAGACTCTGATCTTATCCGGCATCATTCAGGAATCAGACCGCGTTGAGGCGACCAAAGTTCCGATTTTGGGTGACATTCCCATCCTAGGAGCGTTATTTAGAAGTAGAAGAATAACGAACTCGCGTCAAGAAGTCATTGTGTTACTCACACCTCAAATCATCGATGATTCGCAAAACGCCTCGTTTGGCTACAACTATACTCCTAGCCCCGATGCCAGAGAAGTATTAGAACGCCAACGTTTTCAGGCGCCAAGGTAA
- a CDS encoding PilN domain-containing protein, which translates to MYSLDINFIRDRPEYTLKNAGAKKLKLLASDTTPLYLGIAIGVILPAMIGGAWLIMQTRIGQLEAENAELDAELSRLGLQEQEIQTTQAQINQIRTETQALATVFNQIRPWSAMLQDMRDRIPRAVQIETIRQTAAATPQPSPQAANNNNNQQQQQQEGQDQQNAEQQQQQQANQQPAQVPAGNIEIAGIARSFNDVNDFLLTLQQSAFLKPTDTRIVTAELVDIAEPGTVAVPQANATAVVTPQAVRYTIQSTLSDVPASELLRELERKGTLGLVTRIRTLQQKGVIQQ; encoded by the coding sequence ATGTACAGTCTAGACATTAACTTTATTCGCGATCGCCCAGAGTACACCTTAAAAAACGCTGGTGCTAAGAAATTAAAGCTACTCGCTAGCGATACAACCCCCTTGTATTTGGGAATTGCGATTGGCGTTATTTTACCTGCGATGATTGGTGGCGCGTGGTTAATCATGCAAACGCGCATTGGGCAACTTGAAGCCGAAAATGCCGAGCTTGATGCTGAATTAAGCCGCTTGGGACTGCAAGAACAAGAAATTCAAACAACGCAAGCCCAAATTAATCAAATTCGCACAGAAACCCAAGCTTTAGCTACGGTATTCAATCAAATCCGTCCGTGGTCAGCGATGTTACAGGATATGCGCGATCGCATTCCGCGTGCAGTCCAAATTGAAACTATCCGCCAAACCGCTGCTGCAACTCCCCAACCCAGTCCGCAAGCTGCGAATAATAACAATAACCAGCAACAGCAACAACAAGAAGGACAAGATCAACAAAACGCTGAACAGCAGCAACAACAGCAAGCGAACCAGCAACCAGCACAAGTCCCCGCAGGTAATATTGAAATTGCCGGAATTGCTCGTTCTTTCAACGATGTCAACGATTTCTTACTAACACTGCAACAATCAGCATTTCTCAAACCGACGGATACAAGAATTGTAACGGCTGAGTTGGTAGATATTGCCGAACCAGGGACAGTCGCTGTACCCCAAGCAAATGCCACCGCAGTAGTGACGCCTCAAGCTGTAAGATATACAATTCAATCAACGTTGAGCGATGTTCCTGCCTCAGAGTTGTTAAGAGAACTAGAGCGTAAGGGTACATTAGGATTGGTAACTCGCATTCGCACACTGCAACAGAAAGGTGTGATTCAACAATGA
- the pilM gene encoding type IV pilus assembly protein PilM, whose amino-acid sequence MLNRFQTLPNRLQILPKRTKGVGVELAPERINIAQLRKQGQGIRLAAFTSVPVPEGIFQDGQIIDPPALAEIIRSALAQSKIKAKRVATAVPGRDSLVRLIPLPAELDDQELREMVLNHEAGLYLPYPREEADVDYQKLGYFVDEDGIEKVQVLLVATRKEVTDTYIDTFQQAGLQVDVLEINSFALLRTIREKLREFPSQEAVVLVDIEFDNTEIAIIVDGIPQFSRTVPIGTFHLQSALLRALHLPMSRDTQVLLQSVIIPTTTTDEMGGVISTTVDPGTAAMLRVMGELIDELRRSLDFYLSQSENLEVAQILLAGPGGGLVNLDEFFQQRVNIPTVQIDPVAALSLEVDEKKITPGQRPGLGIVLGLGMREI is encoded by the coding sequence GTGCTTAACCGCTTCCAGACACTACCTAACCGCTTACAAATACTGCCAAAACGAACTAAAGGAGTTGGCGTTGAACTGGCTCCTGAACGGATTAATATTGCCCAGCTACGCAAACAAGGACAGGGAATAAGACTGGCAGCGTTTACCTCGGTTCCCGTACCCGAAGGAATTTTTCAGGATGGTCAAATTATTGATCCACCAGCGCTTGCTGAAATTATTCGATCCGCCTTAGCCCAAAGCAAAATAAAAGCTAAGCGAGTTGCTACCGCTGTTCCTGGAAGAGATTCACTCGTGCGTTTAATTCCTTTACCTGCCGAGTTAGATGACCAAGAATTACGCGAAATGGTACTCAATCACGAAGCGGGTTTGTATCTCCCGTATCCGCGTGAAGAAGCTGATGTCGATTATCAAAAACTTGGGTATTTTGTGGATGAGGACGGAATTGAAAAGGTACAAGTCTTGTTAGTTGCTACGCGCAAAGAAGTTACGGATACTTACATCGATACATTTCAACAAGCAGGGTTACAAGTTGATGTTTTAGAAATTAATAGTTTTGCGTTGTTACGCACGATTCGGGAGAAACTGCGCGAATTTCCTTCGCAAGAAGCCGTTGTTTTGGTTGATATTGAATTTGACAACACTGAAATTGCCATTATTGTAGATGGAATACCGCAGTTTTCGCGGACTGTCCCGATTGGTACATTTCATCTGCAAAGTGCGCTGTTGCGAGCACTGCACTTACCAATGTCTAGAGATACACAAGTCTTACTACAGTCGGTGATTATTCCCACCACGACAACTGATGAAATGGGAGGAGTCATCAGTACGACAGTTGACCCTGGTACCGCGGCAATGTTGCGCGTGATGGGAGAGTTGATTGACGAATTACGGCGATCGCTCGATTTTTATCTCAGTCAAAGTGAAAATCTCGAAGTTGCCCAAATTCTCTTGGCAGGACCTGGTGGCGGATTAGTAAACTTAGATGAGTTTTTCCAACAACGAGTAAACATTCCCACCGTACAAATCGATCCTGTGGCAGCTTTGTCATTAGAAGTTGATGAGAAAAAAATTACTCCTGGACAACGCCCAGGACTCGGAATTGTTCTTGGTTTAGGAATGCGCGAGATTTAG
- a CDS encoding ABC transporter substrate-binding protein, whose product MPIVSVFFSKIRGWKRLGIFALLGLTLSWVVSCGTGNVNNSTQQSASGNTNVEFWTMQLQPQFTDFFNNLISAFEAENPGIEVNWVDVPWSAMESKILTAMSARTAPDVVNLNPGFASQLATRNAWLDLDAKVSADVRQTYLPNIWKASTINGKSFGLPWYLTTRLTIYNTDLLNQAGVSQPPATYAELASVARQVKERTGKYAFFTTFVPEDSAEVLESFVQMGVNLVDAQGNAAFNTPEGRAVFQYWVDLYRNELIPPEVLTQGHRYGIEQYQAGQTALLASGPEFLRTIAKNAPAIAEVSATAPQITGSTGKKNVAVMNLVIPANTDQPDAALKFALYVTNNQNQLAFAKAANVLPSTVAALSDGYFKSVPNDAPTVEKARVVSASQLQQAEVLVPAMENRNVLQRAIYDNLQAAMLGEKTVDQAVADAAAEWDSRG is encoded by the coding sequence ATGCCGATAGTATCAGTCTTTTTTAGCAAAATCAGAGGTTGGAAACGCCTCGGAATTTTCGCTTTGTTAGGTTTAACTCTGAGTTGGGTTGTCAGTTGTGGTACTGGTAACGTCAATAATAGTACCCAGCAATCGGCGTCAGGTAACACTAATGTGGAATTTTGGACAATGCAACTCCAGCCACAATTTACAGATTTCTTCAACAACCTCATCAGTGCTTTTGAAGCTGAAAACCCTGGAATTGAAGTTAACTGGGTTGATGTTCCCTGGTCAGCAATGGAAAGTAAAATTCTGACTGCAATGTCCGCACGCACCGCACCGGATGTTGTCAACTTAAACCCTGGTTTTGCTTCGCAGCTAGCAACGCGGAATGCTTGGTTAGATTTAGATGCCAAAGTCAGTGCGGATGTTCGCCAAACTTACCTCCCTAATATTTGGAAAGCAAGCACGATCAATGGCAAAAGTTTTGGTTTACCTTGGTATCTCACAACACGCCTAACAATTTATAACACTGATTTATTAAATCAAGCAGGAGTGAGTCAACCGCCAGCGACGTATGCAGAATTAGCATCAGTGGCGCGACAAGTTAAAGAAAGAACTGGCAAGTATGCCTTTTTTACAACGTTTGTTCCTGAAGATTCTGCCGAAGTCTTAGAATCTTTTGTGCAAATGGGAGTTAATTTGGTAGACGCGCAAGGCAACGCCGCGTTTAATACTCCTGAAGGTCGGGCTGTCTTTCAGTATTGGGTAGACTTGTATCGCAACGAACTGATTCCACCCGAAGTATTGACACAAGGGCATAGGTATGGTATAGAACAGTACCAAGCAGGACAAACTGCGTTATTAGCTTCAGGCCCAGAATTCTTAAGAACGATCGCTAAAAATGCACCAGCGATCGCAGAAGTTTCAGCTACCGCACCACAAATAACAGGTTCTACAGGCAAGAAAAACGTTGCGGTCATGAACTTAGTCATTCCTGCCAACACCGACCAACCAGATGCAGCGTTAAAATTTGCGCTGTACGTCACAAATAATCAAAATCAGCTTGCCTTTGCCAAAGCTGCCAATGTCTTACCCTCAACAGTAGCAGCACTCTCAGACGGCTACTTTAAGTCAGTACCAAATGATGCGCCAACAGTCGAAAAAGCCCGCGTTGTCAGCGCTAGTCAATTGCAGCAAGCTGAAGTTTTAGTTCCCGCAATGGAAAACCGCAATGTCTTGCAACGCGCAATTTATGACAATCTACAAGCCGCCATGTTAGGCGAAAAAACCGTAGACCAAGCTGTTGCTGACGCTGCGGCGGAGTGGGATAGTAGAGGGTAG
- a CDS encoding single-stranded DNA-binding protein, whose amino-acid sequence MNSCILMAEIVQAPQLRYTSDNMALAEMLIQFPGLRAEDSPATLKAVGWGNLAQEIEQNYQQGDRVIIEGRLSMSTFERSEGFKEKRAELTVQRIHAVDKTVDTTATKANPKAAPAAVSSRSEKAAKNVDSDTMTRTATATSTTNRTDVIADFATYEPPVRTSSAPLPSSEDQDIDDIPF is encoded by the coding sequence ATGAATAGCTGTATTTTGATGGCAGAAATTGTGCAAGCGCCACAACTGCGTTATACGTCTGACAACATGGCATTAGCGGAAATGCTGATTCAATTTCCAGGTTTACGCGCAGAAGATTCCCCTGCGACATTAAAAGCTGTCGGCTGGGGAAACTTGGCGCAAGAGATTGAACAAAATTATCAGCAAGGCGATCGCGTCATCATTGAAGGTCGTTTAAGCATGAGTACTTTTGAGCGATCTGAAGGCTTCAAAGAAAAACGTGCTGAGTTGACAGTACAACGAATTCACGCAGTCGATAAAACTGTAGATACAACGGCGACAAAAGCTAACCCCAAAGCTGCACCCGCTGCTGTAAGTTCGCGTTCTGAAAAAGCTGCCAAGAATGTTGATTCAGACACGATGACTCGTACCGCAACGGCGACTTCGACAACAAATCGAACTGATGTCATAGCTGACTTTGCGACTTATGAGCCACCTGTAAGAACATCGTCAGCACCGCTACCATCTAGCGAAGACCAGGATATCGACGATATTCCGTTTTAG
- a CDS encoding mannose-1-phosphate guanyltransferase produces the protein MRAVLMAGGSGTRLRPLTCDLPKPMVPILNRPIAEHIINLLKRHQITEVIATLHYLPEVIRDYFQDGTDFGVDLIYAVEEDQPLGTAGCVKNIAELLNETFLVISGDSVTDFDLTAAIEFHKRKQAKATLVLTRVPNPIEFGVVITDEDYRIRRFLEKPSTSEIFSDTVNTGIYILEPSVLEYLPANQESDFSKDLFPLLLEKGEPMYGYIAQGYWCDVGHLDAYRESQYDGLFGKVKLDFAYTETKPGLWEGQNTYIDPSVEICPPVLIGHNCRIGPRVRIDAGTVIGDNVTIGADADLKRPIIWNGGIVGEDAELRACVIGRGTRVDRRAQVLEGAVVGSLSTVGEEAQISPNVRVWPSKQIESGAILNINLIWGQTAQRNLFGQRGVTGLANIDITPEFAVKLGAAYGSTLKPGSQVMISRDQRSISRMATRSLIAGLMSVGVNIQNLDATAVPMSRTVVPTLGVAGGIHVRLHPDRPDYLLIEFIDNKGVNISKALEKKIEGAYFKEDFRRVQIHEIGNVVYPIQMIDTYCNAFEKNLNVEAIRHSNSKVVIDYTYAVSGAVLPQLLAKFGCDAVVLNASLKQTAVSSVEKEALLQQLGHVVEALRATFGVQVSANGEQLILVDKLGTPIRGEMLTALMVNMILTAHPRGTVVVPIHTSSAVEQIARRHDGKVIRTKASPTALMEASLPSANPNVVLAGSGDMGFIFPQLHPGFDAMFCIAKVIEMLTVQERSLASIRDDDLPQVSHRSYTVRCPWTVKGALMRHLVETHNEENLELVDGVKIRFEDDNWILILPDAGEPLVHLFANSNDRNWVDESLREYRTRVQSFIEQQQGVEAYSNSPQQSIVS, from the coding sequence ATGCGTGCAGTGCTGATGGCTGGAGGGTCTGGAACGCGGTTAAGACCGCTGACTTGTGATCTTCCTAAACCGATGGTACCTATTTTAAACAGACCAATTGCGGAACATATTATCAATCTTCTCAAACGACATCAAATAACCGAGGTTATTGCCACACTGCATTATCTACCTGAAGTCATTCGCGATTATTTTCAAGATGGCACTGACTTTGGCGTAGATTTGATTTATGCCGTTGAAGAAGATCAACCCTTGGGTACCGCAGGCTGCGTGAAGAACATTGCGGAATTACTCAATGAAACATTTTTAGTGATTAGTGGTGATAGCGTTACAGATTTTGACCTCACCGCAGCGATTGAGTTCCATAAACGCAAACAAGCCAAAGCAACCTTAGTTCTCACTCGCGTTCCCAATCCGATCGAATTTGGGGTCGTGATTACTGACGAAGACTATCGAATTCGGAGATTTCTAGAAAAGCCATCCACAAGCGAGATCTTCTCGGATACGGTGAACACGGGTATATACATTTTGGAACCGTCAGTTTTAGAGTATTTACCAGCAAATCAAGAATCTGACTTTTCTAAAGATTTGTTTCCGTTGTTGCTAGAAAAAGGCGAGCCGATGTATGGCTACATTGCGCAAGGGTACTGGTGTGATGTCGGACATCTTGATGCGTACCGCGAAAGTCAGTACGACGGCTTGTTTGGCAAGGTAAAACTTGACTTTGCGTACACCGAGACAAAGCCAGGACTTTGGGAAGGTCAAAATACTTATATCGATCCGAGTGTTGAAATTTGTCCTCCGGTATTGATTGGTCACAATTGCCGAATTGGACCGCGAGTGCGGATTGATGCTGGAACGGTAATCGGGGATAACGTGACGATTGGTGCGGATGCTGATTTAAAACGACCAATTATCTGGAATGGTGGAATTGTCGGCGAAGATGCAGAACTGCGAGCGTGTGTTATTGGTCGCGGGACACGCGTAGATCGCCGCGCGCAAGTATTAGAAGGTGCGGTCGTTGGTTCGCTTTCTACCGTTGGAGAAGAAGCGCAAATTAGTCCTAATGTTCGTGTTTGGCCAAGTAAACAAATTGAATCAGGCGCAATATTAAACATTAATTTAATTTGGGGACAAACCGCACAACGCAATTTATTTGGTCAGCGTGGGGTTACGGGGTTAGCCAATATTGACATCACACCCGAATTTGCCGTGAAGTTAGGCGCAGCTTACGGCTCGACATTGAAGCCTGGCTCACAGGTGATGATATCCCGCGATCAACGCAGCATTTCCCGAATGGCGACGCGATCGCTAATTGCGGGTTTAATGTCTGTAGGTGTCAATATTCAAAACTTGGATGCTACCGCAGTACCAATGTCGCGGACTGTTGTGCCAACTTTGGGCGTCGCTGGCGGAATTCACGTACGACTGCACCCCGATCGACCTGATTACCTGTTGATTGAATTCATTGACAACAAAGGCGTCAATATCTCGAAAGCACTCGAAAAGAAAATTGAGGGCGCGTACTTCAAAGAAGACTTCCGACGGGTGCAGATACATGAGATTGGTAATGTTGTCTATCCGATTCAGATGATCGACACTTACTGCAATGCTTTTGAGAAAAATTTAAACGTAGAAGCCATTCGCCATAGTAACTCGAAAGTTGTCATTGATTACACGTATGCCGTATCGGGTGCGGTTTTGCCGCAACTTTTAGCGAAATTTGGTTGCGATGCTGTAGTGTTGAATGCCAGTTTGAAACAAACGGCGGTTTCTTCAGTAGAGAAAGAAGCACTCTTACAGCAGCTTGGTCATGTTGTCGAAGCATTGCGAGCGACTTTTGGCGTCCAGGTATCCGCTAACGGAGAACAACTAATTTTGGTTGATAAGTTGGGAACGCCGATTCGCGGTGAAATGTTAACCGCCCTGATGGTGAACATGATTCTCACCGCACACCCTCGCGGAACTGTCGTTGTCCCCATTCATACATCGAGTGCTGTCGAACAAATTGCCCGTCGCCATGATGGTAAGGTAATTCGCACTAAGGCAAGTCCTACCGCACTCATGGAAGCTTCTTTGCCAAGTGCTAACCCGAATGTCGTTCTTGCTGGTAGTGGGGATATGGGATTTATCTTCCCGCAGTTGCATCCTGGGTTTGACGCGATGTTCTGCATTGCGAAAGTGATTGAGATGTTGACGGTTCAAGAGCGATCGCTCGCGTCAATTCGCGATGACGACTTACCACAAGTGAGCCACCGCAGCTACACTGTACGCTGTCCTTGGACAGTTAAGGGAGCATTGATGCGCCATCTAGTCGAAACCCACAACGAGGAGAATCTAGAGTTAGTTGATGGCGTGAAAATCCGCTTTGAAGATGATAATTGGATACTGATTTTGCCCGATGCGGGTGAACCACTGGTACATTTGTTCGCTAACAGTAATGATCGTAATTGGGTAGATGAATCGCTGAGGGAATACCGCACCCGCGTTCAATCATTTATTGAACAACAACAAGGAGTGGAAGCTTACAGCAACAGCCCTCAGCAGTCAATCGTGAGTTAA
- a CDS encoding cobalt-precorrin-6A reductase, with product MRIPPVFAQSLPTCKPAYGKLWLIGGTQESVEIAAAIANFNIRCIISVTTSAARSLYNPAPCLTVWVGRLTGAQIPEFVKQQQIIAIVDASHPYAVEVSQNAIAAAQHLQIPYLRYERPILSSTVDGTEHFDSFEALLSTNRLQNKCVLLTVGYRPLHLFQAWHDRATLFARILPSAIALEAATKAGFTPERLICLRPPISAELELALWRQWKIQLVITKASGKPGGEDTKRLVATQLGIPLMTISRPTVNYPQQTSDLAVALDFCHQYLQDLRS from the coding sequence TTGCGTATTCCTCCCGTTTTTGCTCAGTCACTTCCAACTTGTAAACCAGCGTATGGCAAGTTGTGGTTGATTGGCGGGACTCAAGAAAGTGTTGAAATTGCGGCGGCGATCGCGAACTTCAATATCCGCTGTATTATTTCTGTAACAACTTCTGCGGCGCGATCGCTCTACAATCCTGCACCGTGTTTAACAGTTTGGGTAGGGCGTTTAACTGGCGCTCAAATTCCTGAATTTGTCAAACAGCAACAAATCATAGCGATTGTGGATGCTTCACATCCTTATGCTGTCGAAGTTTCGCAAAATGCGATCGCGGCGGCGCAACACCTACAAATTCCTTATTTGCGCTATGAACGCCCAATCTTATCATCTACTGTAGATGGCACCGAGCATTTCGATAGCTTTGAAGCTTTATTATCAACAAACCGCTTGCAAAACAAATGCGTCTTATTAACTGTAGGTTACAGACCACTACACCTATTTCAAGCTTGGCACGATCGCGCCACGTTATTTGCGAGAATTCTCCCGTCTGCGATCGCCCTTGAAGCCGCAACAAAAGCAGGTTTTACCCCAGAGCGCTTAATCTGTTTGCGTCCTCCGATTTCTGCTGAATTAGAACTTGCGCTTTGGCGTCAGTGGAAAATTCAACTTGTCATTACCAAAGCCTCAGGAAAACCAGGGGGTGAAGATACAAAACGCCTTGTCGCAACTCAACTCGGTATCCCATTAATGACAATCAGTAGACCAACCGTTAACTATCCCCAGCAAACCAGCGATTTAGCTGTTGCACTCGACTTTTGTCATCAATACCTACAGGACTTACGCAGTTGA
- a CDS encoding YciI family protein produces MPKYVMWGSYCEDVLEKRAPHRQAHLDGLAAQKESGVLITIGPTKDLTKVFGIYEAEDEATVRQLVEADPYWKNGVWTEYFIKEWIQAF; encoded by the coding sequence ATGCCTAAATACGTAATGTGGGGAAGTTATTGCGAGGATGTGCTAGAAAAACGCGCTCCTCATCGACAAGCTCATCTCGACGGGCTAGCTGCGCAAAAAGAGTCAGGTGTATTGATTACTATTGGTCCAACAAAGGATTTAACAAAGGTTTTTGGCATCTACGAAGCTGAAGATGAAGCAACAGTTCGTCAACTTGTTGAAGCCGATCCTTATTGGAAAAATGGTGTTTGGACTGAGTACTTTATTAAAGAGTGGATTCAAGCTTTTTAA